From the genome of Cedecea lapagei, one region includes:
- the fimZ gene encoding fimbria biosynthesis transcriptional regulator FimZ codes for MKPASVIIMDEHPIVRMSIEVLLQKNKDINVVLKTDDGREVIDYMRANPVDLVILDIELPNTDGFTLLKRIKSIQENTKILFLSSKSESFYAGRAIQAGANGFVSKRKEQEDIFNAVEMLLSGYSFFPSETLHFISNHKSRRGTMDDMPLSNREVTVLRYLANGLSNKEIAEQLLLSNKTISAHKANIFSKLGLTSIVELIDYAKVHELL; via the coding sequence ATGAAACCGGCATCCGTAATCATTATGGACGAACACCCTATTGTCAGAATGTCGATAGAAGTTCTGCTCCAGAAGAATAAAGATATTAATGTTGTTTTAAAAACAGATGATGGTCGGGAAGTTATCGACTATATGCGAGCAAATCCGGTCGACCTGGTGATTCTTGACATAGAACTCCCCAACACCGATGGCTTCACATTACTTAAGAGAATCAAAAGCATACAGGAAAACACAAAGATACTTTTTCTGTCATCGAAATCAGAGTCTTTTTACGCCGGGCGCGCCATTCAGGCCGGGGCCAATGGATTTGTGAGTAAACGTAAGGAACAGGAAGATATTTTCAACGCGGTTGAGATGTTACTTTCAGGTTACTCCTTTTTTCCCTCGGAGACGCTGCACTTTATCAGCAACCATAAATCCCGACGGGGCACAATGGATGATATGCCGTTATCGAACCGTGAAGTCACGGTGCTGCGCTATCTGGCAAATGGATTGTCGAATAAAGAGATTGCCGAGCAGCTGTTGTTGAGTAACAAAACCATCAGCGCCCATAAAGCCAATATATTCTCTAAACTTGGACTGACTTCGATTGTCGAGCTGATTGATTATGCCAAGGTGCACGAACTGCTCTAA
- the fimW gene encoding fimbria biosynthesis transcriptional regulator FimW, which produces MLTVAICEKNSHFANGIKIIIEQLCQQFSETYHFLPLAHKDVADLVFFALEDNWPTANCYKIPQTTRHQRVILICRKQDQENLMFRPCLYMLPSIYREDEVEDVRLKLAPWIDPERRRKNALPVPSSICHYCTTRHFNMQERELLKLMASGYSLVDAAFIMHIDEKTARDKRLSIMKKLKIKNQYKLMNYIKLNLPFLLD; this is translated from the coding sequence ATGCTTACCGTTGCTATCTGTGAAAAAAATAGCCACTTTGCCAATGGCATTAAAATTATTATCGAGCAGCTTTGCCAGCAGTTTAGCGAGACTTATCACTTCTTACCTTTGGCGCATAAGGACGTCGCCGACCTGGTTTTTTTTGCGCTCGAAGATAACTGGCCAACCGCCAACTGCTATAAAATCCCGCAAACGACGCGGCATCAACGCGTCATCCTGATCTGCAGAAAGCAGGATCAGGAGAACCTGATGTTTCGCCCTTGCCTGTATATGCTGCCGTCAATTTACCGTGAAGATGAAGTCGAGGATGTCAGGCTGAAACTGGCGCCCTGGATAGATCCGGAAAGGCGCAGGAAAAACGCGCTCCCGGTTCCTTCGTCTATTTGCCACTACTGCACAACCCGGCATTTCAACATGCAGGAGCGCGAACTGCTGAAGCTGATGGCCTCAGGCTATTCGCTGGTTGACGCCGCCTTCATTATGCATATTGATGAAAAGACAGCTCGGGATAAACGACTGTCGATTATGAAAAAACTTAAAATCAAGAACCAATATAAGCTCATGAATTATATAAAGCTCAATTTGCCATTTTTGTTAGATTGA
- the fimH gene encoding type 1 fimbria D-mannose specific adhesin FimH, producing the protein MKLKNSITAALLLVCAGPAAATVCYNSSGSVTDVSYDLSDKFNSSNNNVGQIITLAEKSQWVGVNATCPSGTKGDTTMRSYVTDLPVEETVGSFQYLKINDYLNGAMQITDSFAGTFYPPHNYIQMGKHPNVPKVKPFPVNDSRLVFRLKVTRRFINMVPIPKQTMFRVYVTTRSSDPLSTPVYTISYSGKVEVPQTCEINAGQVVEFDFGSIGASLFSQAGAGNRPQSVTPQSKTMGIKCTNIDAQAYLTLRLEAEKSSGNMMVSDNNDLGFIVSNASGTPLTPNNLGSKIDFQLDDAASARVGIRAWPVSVTGVKPKEGPFTARGYLRVDFD; encoded by the coding sequence ATGAAACTGAAAAACTCTATTACCGCGGCTTTGCTGCTGGTGTGTGCCGGGCCAGCTGCGGCGACCGTTTGTTATAACTCCAGCGGCAGCGTCACCGACGTCTCTTACGATCTGTCGGACAAATTTAACAGCAGCAATAACAACGTCGGGCAAATCATTACCCTGGCGGAAAAGTCGCAGTGGGTAGGGGTGAACGCCACCTGTCCATCCGGTACCAAAGGTGACACCACGATGCGAAGCTACGTCACAGATCTGCCGGTGGAGGAGACCGTGGGTAGCTTCCAGTACCTGAAGATCAATGACTATCTTAACGGGGCGATGCAAATTACCGACAGCTTTGCCGGCACTTTCTACCCGCCGCATAACTACATTCAGATGGGTAAACATCCTAATGTGCCGAAGGTAAAACCTTTCCCCGTGAACGACTCACGCCTGGTTTTCCGCCTGAAGGTGACCCGTCGTTTTATTAACATGGTGCCGATCCCGAAACAGACCATGTTCCGCGTCTATGTCACCACGCGCAGTTCGGACCCTTTAAGCACGCCGGTTTACACCATCAGCTACAGCGGCAAAGTTGAGGTGCCGCAGACCTGTGAGATCAATGCGGGCCAGGTCGTTGAGTTCGACTTCGGCAGCATCGGCGCATCGCTGTTCAGCCAGGCCGGGGCTGGTAATCGCCCGCAAAGCGTGACGCCGCAAAGTAAAACCATGGGCATCAAATGCACCAATATTGACGCGCAGGCTTACCTCACCCTGCGTCTTGAAGCCGAGAAGAGCAGCGGCAACATGATGGTGTCTGACAACAACGATTTAGGTTTTATTGTCTCCAACGCCAGCGGAACACCGCTGACGCCAAACAACCTTGGCAGCAAGATTGACTTCCAGCTGGATGACGCCGCCTCAGCCAGAGTGGGCATTCGCGCCTGGCCGGTTAGCGTCACGGGAGTGAAGCCGAAAGAGGGGCCATTTACCGCCCGCGGCTACCTGCGTGTTGACTTCGATTGA
- the sfmF gene encoding fimbria assembly protein: MKKISLTILMLALAAVHPAVKADSPLGEINVELRGNIVDYTCVVETSSDNKTVKMGSWPTKQLRTAGSTTQAMPFNLKLTGCPPSGTASITFTGKNNGDGLLALNTASTAKNVAIELLDEDKTRLLLDNASKEMQVDANGDVTMRFWANYIATADNPDAGLANADATFLINYN, encoded by the coding sequence ATGAAAAAAATATCCCTGACCATACTGATGCTGGCTTTGGCGGCAGTCCATCCGGCCGTGAAAGCGGATTCGCCGCTGGGAGAGATCAACGTTGAGCTGCGGGGGAATATTGTGGATTACACCTGTGTGGTGGAGACTAGCAGCGACAACAAAACCGTGAAGATGGGCTCCTGGCCGACCAAACAGCTGCGCACCGCCGGGAGCACAACGCAGGCAATGCCTTTCAACCTCAAGCTAACGGGCTGCCCGCCGAGCGGGACGGCGTCCATTACCTTTACCGGTAAAAACAACGGTGACGGCCTGCTGGCGCTCAATACGGCCAGTACGGCGAAGAACGTTGCGATTGAGCTTCTCGACGAGGACAAGACACGGCTGCTGCTGGATAACGCCAGCAAAGAGATGCAGGTTGATGCTAACGGTGACGTGACGATGAGGTTCTGGGCTAACTACATTGCCACGGCGGACAACCCGGATGCCGGCCTGGCCAATGCGGATGCGACATTCCTGATTAATTATAATTAA
- a CDS encoding DNA-binding response regulator — MRRSKHRRGRADYFLNPSSYSAPIIFDRLEYLQQQLIGGQKPKKPDAILLSNDSFLSNAITGSLFHHLHIPVYPSLDDVLVPQAESPARRLIIDLDSLETPTLEVLKSIRQQAIATPQHQITLLSAQRKPEITRFIRYAVDCQMVERRLPPEGLKLALSCRTPDLVALYGTPRFSIREWAILLALSRGESLKSIALFLEKPYHHVVYRFNVLLARLALDNRSKLLHLLHEISVANSALCRSN, encoded by the coding sequence ATGAGGCGAAGTAAACACCGCCGGGGACGGGCGGATTATTTTCTCAACCCTTCCAGCTACAGCGCGCCGATTATTTTTGATCGACTTGAATATCTTCAGCAGCAATTGATTGGGGGACAAAAACCAAAGAAGCCCGATGCCATTCTGCTTTCTAACGATAGCTTTCTCAGCAATGCCATTACCGGCAGCCTGTTTCATCATCTGCACATTCCGGTCTACCCCTCGCTGGACGACGTTCTGGTGCCTCAGGCCGAATCCCCTGCCCGGCGTCTTATTATCGATCTCGACAGTCTGGAAACCCCCACGCTTGAAGTCCTTAAGAGCATCCGCCAGCAGGCCATCGCGACACCTCAGCATCAAATAACGCTGCTTAGCGCCCAGCGAAAGCCGGAGATTACGCGATTTATCCGCTATGCCGTCGACTGCCAGATGGTGGAACGTCGTCTGCCGCCCGAGGGGCTGAAGCTGGCTTTGAGCTGCCGCACGCCCGATTTGGTCGCACTTTACGGCACGCCTCGATTTTCCATCAGAGAATGGGCGATTTTGCTGGCATTAAGTCGAGGAGAGTCGCTGAAATCGATCGCCCTTTTTCTTGAGAAACCCTATCATCATGTTGTTTACCGCTTCAACGTTCTGTTGGCACGCCTGGCGCTCGACAATCGCAGTAAATTGCTGCATCTGCTTCATGAAATTTCTGTTGCGAACTCCGCCCTTTGCCGATCGAACTAA
- a CDS encoding EAL domain-containing protein: MINISADNNLLSDNQHISAFHLEPIVNLFSGQVISHELLSQLSPSRDADAFFANLPVDHSMALFCHQVNLLKSLQKTGRYFLNLPFLALIHDRLFTRLLDVCESWITIEIQDAPLFGTLPRQHQLCLCERIKLLQQQGISVWLDDLTDGCIESFHHCAIYVGGVKIDKQAFWRLSKNHRTLRQLVAHCADISPHIVIEGIENSHHLELARQSGATLGQGYLWPHKRCVFTDTLSL; this comes from the coding sequence ATGATAAATATTTCAGCCGATAACAATTTATTATCTGATAACCAACATATATCCGCGTTCCACCTGGAACCGATAGTTAATTTATTTAGCGGACAAGTTATTAGCCACGAACTCCTCAGCCAGCTATCGCCCTCGCGCGATGCTGACGCTTTCTTTGCAAATCTTCCGGTTGACCACAGCATGGCGCTCTTTTGCCATCAGGTTAATCTGCTGAAGAGCCTGCAAAAAACCGGCAGATACTTTCTTAATCTTCCCTTTCTGGCGCTGATTCACGATCGGCTGTTCACGCGGTTGCTTGATGTTTGTGAATCATGGATAACAATTGAGATACAGGATGCACCACTCTTTGGCACGCTACCCAGACAGCATCAACTCTGTCTGTGCGAGCGAATTAAGCTATTACAGCAACAAGGGATATCGGTATGGCTTGATGACCTTACCGACGGCTGTATTGAAAGCTTCCACCACTGCGCCATTTACGTTGGTGGAGTAAAAATTGATAAGCAGGCATTCTGGAGGCTCAGCAAAAATCACCGGACGCTTCGGCAGCTGGTTGCACACTGCGCTGATATCTCACCTCACATTGTTATCGAAGGTATCGAAAACTCACATCATCTTGAGCTGGCCCGTCAATCGGGTGCCACACTCGGGCAAGGCTATTTATGGCCGCATAAACGCTGTGTGTTCACCGATACGTTATCGCTCTGA
- a CDS encoding fimbrial biogenesis usher protein → MKTSVTRKVFTLAPLTATIVASLWPALAAAESYFNPAFLSEDTATVADLSRFEKGSNQPPGVYRVDIWRNDEFVATEDVQFAATDAKVTASEAVKSGGLTPCLDVDWLKRLGLNLLAYPDLAKYKAGECVPVTTAVPGAEVAYDFARLRLDISLPQASLNNSARGYIPPEQWDEGIPAALLNYTFTGNRGTYNDSYYLNLQSGLNFGPWRLRNNGAWNYTSGDGHRENKWQNISTTLQRTIIPLKSELVMGDSNTGSDVFDSLGFRGARIYSSDSMYPDSLQGYAPTVRGIARTNAKVVIRQNGYVIYQSYVSPGAFAISDLNPTSSSGDLEVTVEEKDGVQQKYTVPYSTVPMLQREGRFKYDLVMGDFRSGNSQQDKPFFTQGTLIAGLPAGYTAYGGTQLAERYTAVALGAGKNLGDWGAISLDFTHARSKLADDSEHQGQSLRFLYAKSLSGYGTNFQLLGYRYSTRGFYTLDDVAYRNMEGYEYEWQNNDNNQQELVATGYHNLRYNKKGRFQVNISQSLGDYGSVYVSGSQQTYWGTDQDNTWYQLGYSSGWRGISYSLSWSWSKSLGLSDTNRIVAFNLSVPFSTLLGHGYSRDTALDRAYATMSTSRSSDGKNSWQTGVGGTLLEGRNLNYNVTQGHTSNNGYSGSATANWQATYGTLGLGYNYDRNQHDFNWQASGGVVGHADGVTLSQPLGDTNVLIKAPGASGVSVENQTGVKTDWRGYAVMPYATVYRYNRVALDTNTMDNHTDIENNVSSVVPTEGALVRATFDARIGVRAIITVKRGDRPVPFGSVVREEQSGVTSMVGDDGQIYLSGLPLKGKLLIQWGDGTGSQCRASYSLPEESLKQAVVMATATCS, encoded by the coding sequence ATGAAGACATCAGTCACGCGTAAAGTTTTTACGCTAGCGCCGCTGACGGCGACCATCGTGGCATCACTCTGGCCAGCGCTCGCTGCCGCCGAGAGTTATTTCAACCCGGCATTTTTGTCGGAAGATACCGCGACGGTGGCGGATCTGTCTCGTTTTGAAAAAGGCAGCAACCAGCCGCCGGGCGTCTACCGCGTAGATATCTGGCGTAACGATGAGTTTGTTGCCACCGAAGACGTACAGTTTGCGGCGACAGACGCGAAAGTGACCGCTTCTGAAGCCGTGAAATCTGGCGGGCTGACGCCTTGCCTGGACGTTGACTGGCTTAAGCGCCTCGGCCTGAACCTGCTTGCTTACCCCGATCTGGCAAAATATAAAGCCGGAGAATGCGTGCCGGTAACCACGGCGGTGCCCGGCGCAGAAGTGGCCTACGACTTTGCACGTCTTCGCCTCGATATCAGCCTGCCTCAGGCCTCCCTGAACAACAGCGCCCGCGGCTATATTCCACCGGAGCAGTGGGACGAAGGGATCCCTGCGGCGCTGCTGAACTACACCTTTACCGGCAACCGCGGAACTTACAACGACAGCTATTATCTGAACCTGCAAAGCGGGCTGAACTTCGGCCCGTGGCGCCTGCGTAACAACGGCGCCTGGAACTACACCAGCGGCGACGGCCACCGTGAGAATAAGTGGCAGAATATCAGCACCACCCTGCAGCGCACCATTATTCCGCTTAAGAGCGAGCTGGTCATGGGTGACAGCAACACCGGCAGCGACGTGTTCGACAGCCTTGGCTTTCGCGGGGCTCGGATCTATTCATCCGACAGCATGTACCCTGACAGTTTGCAGGGTTATGCGCCAACCGTACGAGGGATTGCCCGTACCAACGCCAAAGTCGTCATCCGCCAGAATGGCTATGTTATCTATCAGAGCTACGTCTCTCCCGGCGCGTTTGCCATCAGCGATCTTAACCCGACCTCATCGAGCGGTGACCTTGAGGTCACGGTAGAAGAGAAAGACGGCGTACAACAGAAATACACCGTGCCTTACTCCACCGTACCCATGCTGCAGCGTGAAGGGCGTTTTAAGTATGACCTGGTGATGGGGGACTTCCGCAGCGGTAACAGCCAGCAGGATAAGCCTTTCTTCACCCAGGGCACGCTGATTGCCGGTTTGCCGGCCGGCTACACCGCCTACGGCGGCACGCAGCTTGCTGAACGCTATACCGCCGTGGCGTTGGGCGCCGGGAAAAACCTCGGTGACTGGGGAGCTATCTCCCTCGATTTCACCCATGCGCGAAGCAAACTGGCCGATGACAGCGAGCATCAGGGCCAGTCGCTGCGCTTCCTGTATGCAAAATCCCTCAGCGGCTACGGGACGAACTTCCAGCTGCTCGGCTATCGCTACTCCACGCGCGGCTTCTATACGCTGGACGACGTGGCCTACCGCAACATGGAAGGCTATGAATATGAGTGGCAGAACAACGACAATAATCAGCAGGAGCTGGTCGCGACCGGCTATCACAACCTGCGCTATAACAAAAAGGGGCGTTTTCAGGTCAATATCTCCCAGTCGCTGGGGGATTACGGCTCCGTCTACGTTTCCGGCAGCCAGCAAACCTACTGGGGAACCGATCAGGACAACACCTGGTATCAGCTTGGTTACTCCAGCGGCTGGCGGGGCATCAGCTATTCACTCTCCTGGTCGTGGAGTAAATCCCTTGGCCTTTCGGACACCAACCGTATCGTCGCGTTTAACCTCTCGGTGCCGTTTAGCACCCTGCTGGGCCACGGCTACTCGCGCGACACGGCGCTGGATCGTGCCTATGCCACGATGTCCACAAGCCGCAGCTCAGACGGCAAAAACAGCTGGCAAACCGGGGTCGGCGGGACGCTGCTGGAAGGACGTAACCTTAACTACAACGTGACTCAGGGTCATACCAGCAATAACGGCTATTCCGGCAGCGCCACCGCCAACTGGCAGGCGACCTACGGCACGCTCGGTCTTGGCTATAACTACGACCGCAATCAGCATGATTTCAACTGGCAGGCCTCGGGCGGCGTGGTTGGCCATGCGGACGGCGTGACCTTAAGCCAGCCGCTGGGCGATACCAATGTCCTGATCAAAGCGCCGGGCGCATCCGGCGTCAGCGTTGAAAACCAGACCGGTGTTAAAACGGACTGGCGCGGCTACGCCGTGATGCCGTACGCCACGGTTTATCGCTACAACCGTGTGGCGCTGGATACCAACACCATGGATAACCACACCGACATCGAAAACAACGTGAGCAGCGTGGTGCCGACCGAGGGCGCCCTCGTTCGCGCCACGTTCGACGCCCGCATTGGCGTACGTGCAATTATCACCGTCAAACGCGGCGATCGCCCTGTGCCGTTTGGCTCGGTGGTCAGGGAAGAACAAAGCGGCGTCACCAGCATGGTTGGCGATGACGGGCAGATCTACCTCAGCGGCCTGCCGCTGAAGGGCAAACTGCTGATCCAGTGGGGTGACGGGACAGGTTCCCAGTGTCGCGCCAGCTACTCCCTGCCGGAGGAGAGCCTGAAGCAGGCTGTCGTCATGGCGACCGCCACCTGCTCATAG